One stretch of Ornithinimicrobium ciconiae DNA includes these proteins:
- the hydA gene encoding dihydropyrimidinase, which produces MSTTLIRGGTVVSSTGRTDADVLIDGELVVALLAPGSTLLGHDLASSVGAVIDATGKYVIPGGIDAHTHMQMPFGGTEASDTFETGTRAAAWGGTTTIIDFAIQRYGERVEEGLAAWHDKAGGNCAIDYGFHQIIGGVDEFSLKAMETLVDEGITSYKLFMAYPGVFYSDDAQILLAMQKAADLGLLTMMHAENGPAIDVLAEQLYNQGKTSPYYHGIARAWQLEEEATHRAIMLADVTEAPLYVVHVSAKQAVEQLAAARGRGKNVFGETCPQYLYLSLEEQLGAPGFEGAKWVCSTPLRSREEGHQAAMWQGLRTNDLQMVSTDHCPFCMKDQKEMGIGDFRAIPNGIGSVEHRMNLMYQGVVTGEISLERWVELTSTTPARMFGLYGTKGLIAPGADADIVVYDPAGHTSIGLDKTHHMNMDYAAWEGFEIDGHVDTVLSRGRVIVDDGSYHGSAGHGSYLKRGLSQYLI; this is translated from the coding sequence ATGAGCACCACCCTCATCAGAGGCGGCACCGTCGTCTCGTCCACCGGTCGCACCGACGCCGACGTGCTCATCGACGGCGAGTTGGTGGTCGCGCTGCTCGCCCCGGGATCCACCCTGCTCGGCCATGACCTGGCCAGCAGCGTCGGTGCGGTGATCGACGCGACCGGCAAGTACGTCATACCCGGGGGCATCGACGCACACACCCACATGCAGATGCCGTTCGGCGGCACGGAGGCCTCCGACACCTTCGAGACCGGCACCCGGGCCGCCGCCTGGGGCGGCACCACCACGATCATCGACTTCGCGATCCAGCGATATGGCGAGCGGGTGGAGGAGGGGTTGGCCGCCTGGCACGACAAGGCGGGCGGCAACTGCGCCATCGACTATGGCTTCCACCAGATCATCGGCGGGGTGGACGAGTTCTCCCTCAAGGCGATGGAGACGCTGGTCGATGAGGGCATCACCAGCTACAAGCTGTTCATGGCCTATCCCGGCGTCTTCTACAGCGACGACGCGCAGATCCTGCTGGCCATGCAGAAGGCCGCCGACCTGGGGCTGCTGACGATGATGCACGCCGAGAACGGCCCGGCCATCGACGTCCTGGCCGAGCAGCTCTACAACCAGGGCAAGACCTCGCCCTACTACCACGGCATCGCCCGGGCCTGGCAGCTGGAGGAGGAGGCCACGCACCGCGCGATCATGCTCGCCGACGTCACCGAGGCCCCGCTGTATGTCGTGCACGTCAGTGCCAAGCAGGCCGTCGAGCAGCTGGCTGCGGCCCGCGGTCGCGGCAAGAACGTCTTCGGTGAGACCTGTCCGCAATACCTCTACCTCTCCCTGGAGGAACAGCTGGGGGCGCCCGGCTTCGAGGGCGCGAAGTGGGTCTGCTCGACGCCGCTGCGCTCGCGGGAGGAGGGCCACCAGGCCGCGATGTGGCAGGGGCTGCGGACCAACGACCTGCAGATGGTCTCCACCGACCACTGCCCGTTCTGCATGAAGGACCAGAAGGAGATGGGCATCGGCGACTTCCGGGCCATCCCCAACGGCATCGGGTCGGTCGAGCACCGGATGAACCTGATGTATCAGGGCGTGGTCACCGGTGAGATCAGCCTCGAGCGTTGGGTGGAGCTGACCTCGACCACCCCGGCCCGGATGTTCGGCCTCTATGGCACGAAGGGGCTCATCGCGCCCGGCGCCGACGCCGACATCGTGGTCTACGACCCGGCCGGCCACACGTCCATCGGGCTGGACAAGACCCACCACATGAACATGGACTATGCCGCCTGGGAGGGCTTCGAGATCGACGGCCACGTCGACACCGTGCTGTCGCGGGGGAGAGTGATCGTGGACGACGGGAGCTATCACGGCTCGGCCGGGCACGGGAGCTATCTCAAGCGCGGGCTCAGTCAATACCTGATCTGA
- a CDS encoding TIGR03842 family LLM class F420-dependent oxidoreductase: MDFGVVLQTNPPSSRVVQLAQLAEHHGFSHVWTFDSHLLWQEPYVIHSAILAATRKVMVGPFVTNPSTRDWTVTASVFATLNEMYGNRTVCGLGRGDSAVRVTNGAPATLKTLRDSLRVIRELANSRPVEYQGATLQFPWSSGSSLEVWVAAYGPKALELTGQIADGYILQLADVDIATWMIKAVRDAAEAAGRDPMSVKICVSAPAYVGSDVQHQREQSRWFGGMVGNHIADIVDRYGTTSAIPPSLTDYIAERTAYDYNTHGRTDNDHVSFVPDEIVDRFCVLGTAQDHIDKLTALKDLGVDQFAAYVMHDNKDETLRQYGEVIIPALREHVVAKS, translated from the coding sequence ATGGACTTCGGAGTCGTCCTGCAGACCAACCCGCCCTCGAGCCGGGTCGTCCAGCTCGCCCAGTTGGCTGAGCATCATGGGTTCAGCCACGTGTGGACCTTCGACAGCCACCTGCTGTGGCAGGAGCCCTATGTCATCCACTCGGCGATCCTGGCGGCCACGCGCAAGGTGATGGTCGGGCCGTTCGTCACCAATCCCTCGACCCGCGACTGGACAGTCACCGCGAGCGTCTTCGCGACGCTGAACGAGATGTATGGCAACCGCACCGTGTGTGGCCTGGGCCGCGGCGACTCGGCGGTGCGGGTGACCAACGGGGCGCCGGCGACTCTGAAGACGCTGCGGGACAGCCTGCGGGTCATCCGGGAGCTGGCCAACTCCCGGCCGGTGGAGTACCAGGGGGCCACCCTGCAGTTTCCCTGGTCGAGCGGCTCATCCCTCGAGGTGTGGGTCGCGGCCTACGGCCCCAAGGCGCTGGAGCTGACCGGTCAGATCGCCGACGGCTACATCCTGCAGCTCGCCGACGTCGACATCGCGACCTGGATGATCAAGGCCGTGCGGGACGCCGCCGAGGCTGCCGGCCGCGACCCGATGTCGGTCAAGATCTGTGTCTCCGCGCCCGCCTATGTCGGGTCGGACGTGCAGCACCAGCGGGAGCAGAGCCGGTGGTTCGGCGGCATGGTCGGCAACCACATCGCCGACATCGTGGACCGTTATGGGACGACAAGCGCGATCCCGCCGAGCCTGACCGACTACATCGCGGAGCGCACGGCCTACGACTACAACACCCACGGCCGGACCGACAACGACCACGTCTCCTTCGTCCCGGACGAGATCGTCGACCGGTTCTGCGTGCTGGGGACGGCGCAGGACCACATCGACAAGCTCACCGCGCTCAAGGACCTCGGGGTCGACCAGTTCGCGGCCTACGTGATGCACGACAACAAGGACGAGACCCTGCGGCAGTACGGCGAGGTCATCATCCCCGCCCTGCGGGAGCACGTTGTCGCCAAGTCCTGA
- a CDS encoding zinc-binding dehydrogenase, which translates to MRAVVWDGPGTPMTVEEVPTPSPGPGEVLVRIAATGVCHTDLHVIKGEVAFPAPGVLGHEISGHVEALGERVESFAVGDRVVGAFIMPCGTCRQCLVGRDDMCEPFFEQNRLRGNLFDGTSRLTRGDGSRLSMYSMAGLAEYAVVPVTALTHLPESLPLEESAVLGCAAFTAYGALARADGDLAGRSVAVVAVGGVGSSIVQFAKHLGADPIIAIDVDDAKLEVVRGLGATVTVNSATTNAREAVLEATDGAGAELVLEVIGRPETVELGLSLLREGGQLVLVGIAAGAATAAVPITAVVRRGLTITGSFGARTRRDLPEVVRLAAEGAFDVRRAVTRRFTLDEAPKAYDLLDRGQIQGRSIIVME; encoded by the coding sequence ATGAGAGCAGTCGTGTGGGACGGACCTGGCACACCGATGACGGTCGAGGAGGTGCCGACGCCGAGCCCCGGGCCGGGGGAGGTCCTGGTCAGGATCGCCGCGACCGGCGTGTGTCATACCGACCTGCACGTGATCAAGGGCGAGGTGGCCTTCCCCGCGCCGGGGGTCCTCGGACACGAGATCTCCGGTCACGTTGAGGCCCTCGGGGAGCGCGTCGAGAGCTTCGCGGTCGGCGACCGCGTCGTCGGGGCGTTCATCATGCCGTGCGGCACGTGCCGGCAGTGCCTGGTCGGACGCGACGACATGTGCGAGCCGTTCTTCGAGCAGAATCGCTTGCGCGGCAACCTCTTTGACGGCACCTCCCGGCTCACCCGCGGCGACGGATCGCGGCTGTCGATGTACTCCATGGCCGGACTGGCCGAGTATGCCGTGGTGCCCGTGACCGCCCTGACGCACCTGCCCGAGAGCCTGCCACTGGAGGAGTCGGCGGTGCTCGGCTGTGCCGCCTTCACGGCATACGGGGCACTGGCCCGCGCCGACGGAGACCTGGCCGGTCGGTCCGTCGCGGTCGTCGCGGTGGGTGGGGTCGGCTCGAGCATCGTCCAGTTTGCCAAGCACCTCGGGGCGGACCCGATCATCGCGATCGACGTCGATGACGCCAAGCTCGAGGTGGTCCGCGGGCTGGGCGCCACGGTCACGGTCAACTCGGCCACGACTAACGCGCGCGAGGCTGTCCTCGAGGCCACCGACGGTGCAGGTGCCGAGCTGGTGCTGGAGGTGATCGGGCGCCCGGAGACCGTGGAGCTGGGTCTGTCGCTGCTGCGCGAGGGCGGCCAGCTCGTCCTCGTCGGGATCGCCGCCGGTGCCGCCACCGCAGCAGTCCCGATCACCGCCGTGGTCCGGCGCGGGCTGACCATCACCGGCTCGTTCGGTGCCCGCACCCGGCGCGACCTGCCTGAGGTGGTCCGGCTCGCCGCGGAGGGCGCCTTCGACGTGCGGCGCGCCGTCACCCGCCGGTTCACCCTCGACGAGGCACCCAAGGCCTACGACCTGCTCGACCGTGGGCAGATCCAGGGACGCTCGATCATCGTCATGGAGTGA
- a CDS encoding TM0106 family RecB-like putative nuclease, producing MHLIDGQLRLSATDLTTHLACAHATTLDLQAARGEREQPEGGFDEQVQLVFDKGLSHERSYLAELERRGLEVVVIPGRGSAAEREAATVEAMYAGAQVIYQAAFTDETWTGYADFLLRVERPSRLGVWSYDVADTKLARHLQTAALLQMASYAQHLERIQGVAPAQLVVVTGDGAEHAWRLVDVESYARRTRERLEGFVAQAPATRSTKVSHCGRCRWQAVCEQEWHDRDDLVQVAGLRSGQREQLEAAGITTVAQLAGATDAELSGVLASRTRERVRTQARLQVSERDSGVPSYELLPVRRGEGLELLPEPDPGDVYLDFEGDPFAEDGAGREYLAGVWTREEEFLAWWAHDRDEEKVLTRDLLTWLDQRWQQFPGMHIYHYAAYEQTALKRMAQQHGTAETELDMLLRGERFVDLYAVVRQSLQISKPSYSIKKLEAFYWEHTRTGQGDEVADAMTSVIEYERWLAQGGVDQSILDRLAAYNREDVRSTHALHEWLEERRTELEGATGGVLRRPGEGVREEATDSEAMQVETALAERLVAAGQELLAGCVGFHRREAKQSHWDYFRTKEMSDEELIEDKGLTLGGLGAPAPAGAIQRSLLWRYEFPPQETAIGVGDTVDDAREHSTRVGTVVDIDAEAGFLVLKLGKSKEPVHAQGLVVSTNVSAQAQQKSLKRLAEASLSGRDTLGAALLERRVPSGLDPVGDEAPTDVVRRVGAGLDRQVLAVQGPPGSGKSFSGKALIRDLLDAGLKVGVTANSHSVLTELIEGVGRPGVRKGVPRAHDSGMVRVVSGNPDLDKAVADGATLIAGTAWLWAREELADAVDVLVVDEAGQFSLANALAVAQAATRGIVLLGDPQQLPQVTQGTHPHGAGVSALEHLIDGADTIAADRGIFLDRTYRMHPEITRFVSDLSYASRLESVEGLERQRVDAPGGLAGSGLRWVPVAHQGNVSESPEEGEAVAALVEDLLHGTWTDSTGAQHRLGLADILVVSPYNAQVRLLQERLPEGIQVGTVDKFQGRQAPVVIFSMASSSGQDAPRGVGFLLDSHRLNVAVSRAWALAVVVGSPTLLESPVSSPEQLRLVNALCRFVDLAEQVVSQG from the coding sequence ATGCACTTGATCGACGGGCAGCTGCGGCTGAGCGCCACCGACCTGACCACGCACCTGGCGTGTGCGCACGCCACGACGCTGGACCTGCAGGCAGCGCGGGGTGAGCGGGAGCAGCCGGAGGGCGGGTTCGACGAGCAGGTGCAGCTGGTCTTTGACAAGGGCCTGTCCCATGAGCGGAGCTATCTCGCTGAGTTGGAGCGTCGCGGCCTCGAGGTCGTGGTGATCCCGGGGCGCGGGTCGGCCGCCGAGCGCGAGGCTGCCACGGTCGAGGCGATGTATGCCGGGGCGCAGGTGATCTATCAGGCCGCCTTCACCGACGAGACCTGGACCGGCTATGCCGACTTCCTGCTGCGGGTGGAGCGGCCCAGTCGGCTGGGGGTGTGGTCCTACGACGTGGCCGACACCAAGCTGGCCCGTCACCTGCAGACCGCTGCCCTGCTGCAGATGGCCTCCTATGCCCAGCACCTGGAACGCATCCAGGGGGTGGCCCCCGCCCAGCTCGTCGTGGTCACCGGCGACGGCGCCGAGCACGCGTGGCGGTTGGTGGATGTGGAGTCCTATGCGCGGCGCACGCGCGAGCGGCTCGAGGGGTTCGTGGCCCAGGCTCCGGCAACCCGCTCGACCAAGGTCTCGCACTGCGGCAGATGCCGCTGGCAGGCGGTGTGCGAGCAGGAGTGGCACGACCGGGACGACCTGGTCCAGGTCGCCGGGCTGCGCTCCGGGCAGCGTGAGCAACTCGAGGCCGCCGGCATCACCACCGTGGCACAGCTGGCCGGGGCGACCGATGCCGAGTTGTCAGGTGTCCTCGCCAGCCGGACCAGGGAGCGGGTGCGCACCCAGGCCCGGCTCCAGGTGAGCGAGCGGGACAGCGGCGTCCCGTCATACGAACTGTTGCCGGTGCGCAGGGGTGAGGGTCTGGAGCTGCTGCCCGAGCCCGACCCGGGTGACGTCTATCTGGACTTTGAGGGCGACCCGTTCGCCGAGGACGGCGCCGGGCGGGAGTACCTCGCCGGTGTCTGGACCCGGGAGGAGGAGTTCCTGGCCTGGTGGGCGCACGACCGCGACGAGGAAAAGGTCCTGACCCGTGACCTGCTGACCTGGTTGGATCAGCGGTGGCAGCAGTTCCCGGGGATGCACATCTATCACTACGCGGCCTATGAGCAGACCGCGCTGAAGCGGATGGCGCAGCAGCACGGCACCGCCGAGACCGAGCTGGACATGTTGCTGCGCGGCGAGCGTTTCGTGGACCTGTATGCCGTGGTACGGCAGAGCCTGCAGATCAGCAAGCCGAGTTATTCGATCAAGAAGCTCGAGGCGTTCTACTGGGAGCACACCCGCACGGGTCAGGGTGATGAGGTCGCCGACGCGATGACCTCGGTGATCGAGTATGAACGCTGGCTCGCCCAGGGCGGGGTCGACCAGTCCATCCTCGACCGGCTGGCGGCCTACAACCGCGAGGACGTGCGCTCCACCCACGCGCTGCACGAGTGGTTGGAGGAACGGCGCACGGAGCTCGAGGGTGCCACCGGTGGGGTGCTGCGGCGTCCCGGTGAGGGGGTCCGCGAGGAGGCCACCGACTCTGAGGCGATGCAGGTCGAGACCGCTCTGGCCGAGCGGCTCGTCGCGGCCGGGCAGGAGTTGCTGGCCGGCTGCGTGGGCTTCCACCGGCGCGAGGCCAAGCAGAGCCACTGGGACTATTTCCGCACGAAGGAGATGAGCGACGAGGAGCTCATCGAGGACAAGGGGCTGACGCTGGGTGGGCTCGGCGCACCGGCCCCGGCAGGAGCAATCCAGCGGTCTCTGTTGTGGCGCTACGAGTTCCCGCCTCAGGAGACGGCCATCGGGGTCGGTGACACGGTCGACGATGCGCGTGAGCACAGCACCCGGGTGGGGACCGTCGTCGACATCGACGCCGAGGCTGGTTTCCTCGTGCTGAAGCTGGGCAAGAGCAAGGAGCCGGTCCACGCGCAGGGGCTGGTGGTGAGCACCAATGTGAGTGCGCAGGCCCAGCAGAAATCCCTGAAGCGGCTCGCCGAGGCCAGCCTGTCCGGGCGCGACACGCTCGGTGCCGCGCTGCTGGAGCGCCGGGTGCCGAGTGGTCTGGATCCTGTCGGTGACGAGGCCCCGACCGACGTGGTGCGCCGGGTGGGTGCTGGGCTGGACCGGCAGGTGCTCGCGGTGCAGGGACCGCCTGGGTCGGGCAAGAGCTTCTCGGGCAAGGCCCTGATCCGCGACCTGCTCGACGCCGGGCTGAAGGTCGGCGTCACCGCCAACAGTCACTCGGTGCTGACCGAACTCATCGAGGGCGTGGGTCGGCCTGGTGTGCGCAAGGGGGTGCCCCGTGCCCACGACAGCGGCATGGTGCGCGTGGTCAGCGGCAACCCGGACCTCGACAAGGCCGTCGCCGACGGTGCCACGCTGATTGCCGGCACGGCCTGGCTCTGGGCGCGCGAGGAGTTGGCCGATGCGGTGGACGTGCTCGTCGTGGACGAGGCCGGACAGTTCTCCCTGGCCAACGCCCTAGCCGTGGCGCAGGCCGCCACCCGGGGCATCGTCCTGCTGGGTGACCCGCAGCAGCTGCCGCAGGTCACTCAGGGCACGCACCCGCACGGGGCCGGCGTCTCGGCACTGGAGCACCTGATCGACGGAGCCGACACCATCGCTGCCGACCGCGGCATCTTCCTGGACCGCACCTATCGGATGCATCCGGAGATCACCCGGTTTGTCTCGGACCTGTCCTATGCCTCCCGGCTGGAGTCGGTCGAGGGGCTGGAGCGGCAGCGCGTCGACGCCCCGGGCGGGCTGGCCGGCTCGGGACTGCGCTGGGTGCCCGTCGCCCACCAGGGCAACGTGTCCGAGTCCCCGGAGGAGGGGGAGGCCGTGGCGGCTCTGGTCGAGGACCTGCTGCACGGCACCTGGACCGACAGCACCGGAGCTCAGCACCGCCTGGGGCTCGCGGACATCCTCGTCGTCTCGCCCTACAACGCCCAGGTCAGGCTCCTGCAGGAGCGCCTTCCGGAGGGCATTCAGGTCGGCACGGTCGACAAGTTCCAGGGCCGCCAGGCACCGGTGGTGATCTTCTCGATGGCCAGCTCGAGCGGACAGGACGCCCCCCGTGGGGTGGGCTTCCTGCTCGACAGCCACCGGCTCAATGTCGCCGTCTCGCGCGCCTGGGCGCTGGCCGTCGTGGTGGGCAGCCCCACGCTGCTGGAGTCCCCGGTGAGCTCACCTGAGCAGTTGCGTCTCGTCAACGCGTTGTGCCGGTTTGTCGACCTCGCGGAGCAGGTGGTCAGCCAGGGGTGA
- a CDS encoding cell wall-binding repeat-containing protein, with protein MNRTLRWTLSIAATVAVVAAPAAASTPVPPEDAHVVVDRLAGADRYQTAALVSAQFPDGVDTVYLANGEDWAQGADAVAAGAAAGSGTVPPLVADPSGRPAPILLVRAGGIPAATRVALEELAPTTAVILGGPLVVNPSVDEALVAAGIEPIRVFGQDRYGTAAVLATTFEPGFDTVYVASGQPLIPKPPFVPMMPDALTASARAGAEGAPVLLTKSSSLPVVMRQALEALDPPSITIVGGLGTVSAYVESELRQIAPVSRISGSTRFETAAKLFEDYESGAPTTYLASGEWFADALSVSSLAASQGAPVLLANQSRLPGATRDGLVSLDPDTVRFVGGPGVLSDDLMLEVEELLAPTP; from the coding sequence GTGAATAGAACGCTCCGGTGGACCCTGTCCATAGCGGCGACCGTGGCGGTGGTTGCCGCACCCGCCGCAGCATCGACCCCGGTCCCTCCAGAGGACGCCCACGTCGTGGTCGACCGTCTCGCCGGCGCTGACCGCTACCAGACGGCTGCCCTGGTGAGTGCGCAGTTCCCGGACGGCGTGGACACCGTCTATCTGGCCAATGGTGAGGACTGGGCCCAGGGAGCCGACGCCGTTGCGGCAGGTGCTGCAGCCGGAAGCGGCACGGTGCCGCCGCTCGTCGCTGACCCCTCCGGTCGTCCGGCTCCCATCCTGCTGGTGCGGGCGGGCGGCATACCGGCGGCGACGCGAGTGGCGCTGGAGGAACTCGCGCCGACCACCGCGGTCATCCTGGGCGGCCCGCTGGTCGTGAACCCGTCCGTGGACGAGGCTCTCGTGGCAGCCGGCATCGAGCCGATACGAGTGTTCGGGCAGGACCGCTATGGCACAGCAGCGGTGCTCGCGACCACCTTCGAGCCAGGATTCGACACCGTCTACGTCGCCTCTGGTCAGCCGCTGATCCCCAAGCCTCCGTTCGTGCCGATGATGCCTGATGCGCTCACCGCCTCGGCGCGTGCCGGCGCTGAGGGGGCACCGGTGCTGCTGACCAAGTCGTCGAGCCTGCCTGTCGTGATGCGCCAGGCACTGGAGGCTCTCGACCCGCCGAGCATCACGATCGTCGGAGGACTGGGGACCGTGTCGGCGTATGTGGAGAGCGAGCTGCGACAGATCGCACCGGTCAGCCGGATCAGTGGCTCCACCCGGTTCGAGACGGCCGCGAAGTTGTTTGAGGACTATGAGTCGGGAGCACCGACGACCTATCTGGCCTCGGGAGAGTGGTTCGCCGACGCACTATCGGTGTCGTCCCTGGCCGCCTCGCAGGGGGCTCCCGTGCTGCTGGCCAACCAGTCCCGCCTGCCAGGCGCAACGCGTGACGGGCTGGTTTCGCTCGACCCGGACACCGTCAGGTTCGTCGGTGGACCGGGTGTGCTGAGCGACGACTTGATGCTCGAGGTCGAGGAGCTGCTGGCTCCGACTCCCTGA